From Lepisosteus oculatus isolate fLepOcu1 chromosome 8, fLepOcu1.hap2, whole genome shotgun sequence, one genomic window encodes:
- the LOC102685451 gene encoding putative defense protein 3 isoform X1 — MLGLLLPALSVLGLLGVSPPVTGLPNGAPTSACESMMPRHQGVQPQPPPPPYTIRVSTRTSTAGQPVQVTILGPDYAGVLLEARSGSDTRALGSWQTPPSNTKFLTCSGNQQGAITHSNTNIKNNSTVYTWITPSGPSSIFFMATVAQQRTVYWLNVKSEPLTITGGVSLEGGASPVAVAGGLLFLLPSLLLTLLYSS, encoded by the exons ATGTTAGGGCTGCTGTTGCCGGCGCTGTCCGTGTTGGGTCTCCTGGGGGTCTCACCGCCTGTGACTGGCCTTCCCAACGGAGCCCCCACTTCAGCCTGTGAGAGCATGATGCCTCGTCATCAAGGGGTCCAGCCACAGCCTCCCCCGCCACCCTACACCATCCGAGTCAGCACCAGAACCAGCACAGCGGGCCAGCCGGTCCAAG TAACAATCCTGGGTCCGGACTACGCAGGGGTCCTCCTGGAGGCTCGGTCGGGATCGGACACCCGTGCCCTGGGGAGCTGGCAGACTCCTCCTTCCAACACCAAATTTCTAACG TGCTCAGGGAATCAACAAGGCGCGATCACCCACAGCAACACCAACATCAAGAACAACTCCACTGTCTACACCTGGATCACGCCCAGCGGGCCCAGCTCCATCTTCTTCAT ggCAACCGTAGCACAGCAAAGAACGGTCTACTGGCTGAACGTGAAGTCGGAACCACTGACCATCA CAGGTGGGGTGTCTTTGGAGGGGGGCGCCAGTCCCGTGGCCGTGGCTGGGGGGCTCCTGTTCCTCCTGCCCAGCCTTCTGCTGACACTGCTGTACTCCAGCTAG
- the ndufa1 gene encoding NADH dehydrogenase [ubiquinone] 1 alpha subcomplex subunit 1, whose protein sequence is MWYEILPGFAIMTACLMVPGMATAQIHKWTNGGKEKRTARYPYQWYLMERDKRVSGVGVYHKSKGLENIH, encoded by the exons ATGTGGTACGAAATTTTGCCCGGCTTTGCCATCATGACCGCTTGTCTGATGGTTCCTGGGATGGCGACGGCTCAGATTCACAAGTGGACGAACGGCGGAAAG GAAAAGCGAACTGCCCGGTACCCCTACCAGTGGTACCTGATGGAGAGGGACAAGCGCGTGTCAGGTGTGGGTGTGTATCACAAATCCAAG ggtttagaaaacattcacTGA
- the LOC102685451 gene encoding putative defense protein 3 isoform X2, whose amino-acid sequence MLGLLLPALSVLGLLGVSPPVTGLPNGAPTSACESMMPRHQGVQPQPPPPPYTIRVSTRTSTAGQPVQVTILGPDYAGVLLEARSGSDTRALGSWQTPPSNTKFLTCSGNQQGAITHSNTNIKNNSTVYTWITPSGPSSIFFMATVAQQRTVYWLNVKSEPLTISGVSLEGGASPVAVAGGLLFLLPSLLLTLLYSS is encoded by the exons ATGTTAGGGCTGCTGTTGCCGGCGCTGTCCGTGTTGGGTCTCCTGGGGGTCTCACCGCCTGTGACTGGCCTTCCCAACGGAGCCCCCACTTCAGCCTGTGAGAGCATGATGCCTCGTCATCAAGGGGTCCAGCCACAGCCTCCCCCGCCACCCTACACCATCCGAGTCAGCACCAGAACCAGCACAGCGGGCCAGCCGGTCCAAG TAACAATCCTGGGTCCGGACTACGCAGGGGTCCTCCTGGAGGCTCGGTCGGGATCGGACACCCGTGCCCTGGGGAGCTGGCAGACTCCTCCTTCCAACACCAAATTTCTAACG TGCTCAGGGAATCAACAAGGCGCGATCACCCACAGCAACACCAACATCAAGAACAACTCCACTGTCTACACCTGGATCACGCCCAGCGGGCCCAGCTCCATCTTCTTCAT ggCAACCGTAGCACAGCAAAGAACGGTCTACTGGCTGAACGTGAAGTCGGAACCACTGACCATCA GTGGGGTGTCTTTGGAGGGGGGCGCCAGTCCCGTGGCCGTGGCTGGGGGGCTCCTGTTCCTCCTGCCCAGCCTTCTGCTGACACTGCTGTACTCCAGCTAG